From the genome of Spinacia oleracea cultivar Varoflay chromosome 2, BTI_SOV_V1, whole genome shotgun sequence, one region includes:
- the LOC110803654 gene encoding uncharacterized protein isoform X3, translating to MIWMIIRGQCGTIVTAEFAEELGRYVKQSDSLLDVQQSMCVTCKLPGKLLQCSGKRCGRSFHPSCSLNPEKNIYLPNWYCSNCTKKRLALGVHSMSRGIESILDVREVDMSNTEGRHKQKQCFVKYKGLAHIHNRWVPGIHLVHEDPEFREKPGKEKKDTQWAPVLARPHRLLQRRSIIINGKPIDQEVSLESNSQHEWLVKWCGLDYDQATWEPEDSSFFKKPEAQRLIEEYETRHNKARKTPQSGSNEAQEKTKDPPVKIGKLMVGGAESRYLNFVNKLREYHNKGHNAVLLDEQDRFVKVIHLVSSLVTHVSRPFLIISPYASLPSWEAEFAHVDASINVVVYGGNADARNIIRSLEVYEEGSQVMLQVLLSSAEAVAEDVEELKGIGWEAVIIDDCQLSCILAHSGCIMNLSTCWRLLLMNAQLKDDTTDYYNILSLLDPGCSTNQNKDINVLKDRLSSFIVFARFLEYWVPVEISNIQLERYCYSILSEFPALRSFTKSDPMGSLRNILISLRKCCDHPYIVDWQLQASLAKGISQETMTEVDIRASGKLHLLEKLLSELKNQKLKVLILFQSTSGSGRDTSAFVLEDLLRLRFGEDSYEYVPSGLVSSKMKTTCKDFNSLRERSFFLLETRACSPIIKLSLVDAVILFDSDWNPHNDLRALQKITIDSKLEQIKVFRLYCPCTVEEKVLILAKNDTILDSTLQSIVPITSQKILMWGSSNLFSRLDEFHRDKTLDFKDNIVFGSSFLTDVGKEIVALFQNRTNIYSSKYISLARQNGGCYLKCIPLIGEQKIQQEEVLPHDFWTKLLEGKQPQWKYLSGSSQSSQRNRKRVRYSEELPLEAQSDEAGKRRRKMDGTKIDSSSQQAEPRMEKTNSGNNDHQEKSGSSLITNSEAIAKNDPSFLKNIGPTLSSMTIASRETTLIAECSDLPDEQIDHFELLKPTMLNLCEALQLEDEEKGLVERFLLYLVKNYRVTRMSETTLQAFLLSVCWTASEEVKNKIDHKKSLTIATEKVGFNCSECEAENIYSMVKPKMESYLCLGTKNPDLKRNSVESSVGNLKKLDVELEESLLGADVFEKYMKKVEKGCAKEMERLKNKHNEELEKFEISREQLKMKLETNCKAESTTIRLTYGNSSVGIDKLRALDNSYAKKREHLEREIFICQKELEARQKIEKDEEQKRLTGYMKRVKALGYRKLLGESYVKYGVNSQAAESIRLSKDSNGNVGMNGNLPKQQSSNREAIGSVLFQNLENISEQRVSCDNDTFTTSIENVRASKGPYTAMFLPKQPCARVGQIEKDTNQMGDVVVDNSTFTPDQPCAPTGKVQKADNQMDDGVVDASAFQPDQPCAPMGQIEKDTNQMDDMVVVDTNTFAPDQPCAPFGKIQKADNQIDDAVVDASMFPPDQPCAPMGQIEKDTNQMDDTAVDTNTFTLDQPCAPIGQIEVVDNQMDDVVVDASIFPPDQPCAPTGQIEKYTNQMDDVVVDASTFLPRQPCAPTGQTEKPDNQMDDVVVDSSTFPRSQPCALTGQIEKDTNQIDAAQSVRINVGSTTGPLLSPVGSLLEHPTADTSQGLGDESHNGVGEPVGHATETHNSLPLRRTSSLNCTNHMPSDIRRNEGTSSSNEASFNDWVTHYNDQMIVAPNGRLHIQPFENHITPRHQDQNNASNLGEAVSQPLQQLSVHPAHTNPVPNERNVSAPRGPVPVLASYENRVQVSGPTFSWVPTSNHFDPLQNELDRMRKEIGNIMIIHEQKKLQLKSECDKEIEELVAQIRRKYNKKLDEAESSFMLKKNELEICQDKVVRHKMLAEAFRSKCTDYKAATRTQQLGNPSSSAESSSQLHSTRPLAPAGPVSATPLATGPTSIAPPVRGVRASTTLGSYTRISHDNPVAPPTGQFRREAHATAPHMQPFRPASLANSSSSMPSGDLLVAQPPNNPTSASAPQLPSQATPLNLSLSATQLIMDITRRHDANHHQISSNGNALPENVRNSESATNLQPTSSNVAEDVVCLSDDD from the exons AGGGCAATGCGGGACCATTGTTACTGCAGAGTTCGCTGAAGAACTTGGTCGATATGTCAAACAAAGTGATTCTCTGCTTGATGTTCAGCAGAGTATGTGTGTCACTTGCAAACTTCCAGGAAAGCTCTT GCAGTGTAGCGGAAAACGATGCGGAAGAAGTTTTCATCCTTCATGCTCACTGAATCCCGAGAAAAATATATATCTTCCAAATTGGTACTGTTCTAATTGCACTAAGAAACGGTTGGCCCTTGGTGTCCATTCCATGTCTCGAGGAATAGAATCGATTTTGGATGTTAGAGAAGTGGATATGTCAAATACTGAAG GTAGACACAAGCAAAAACAATGCTTTGTCAAATATAAAGGTCTTGCTCATATACATAATCGCTGGGTACCAGGGATACATTTGGTTCATGAAGACCCAGAATTTCGTGAAAAGCCTGGAAAAGAGAAAAAG GACACACAGTGGGCTCCAGTTTTGGCCAGGCCTCATCGACTACTGCAAAGAAGATCAATAATTATCAATGGTAAGCCTATTGATCAAGAGGTTAGTCTTGAATCAAATAGCCAGCACGAATGGCTTGTGAAATGGTGTGGTCTTGATTATGATCAAGCGACATGGGAACCCGAGGATTCTTCATTTTTTAAGAAACCTGAAGCTCAACGGTTGATTGAAGAATATGAAACACGTCATAATAAGGCCAGGAAGACACCACAATCTGGAAGTAATGAG GCTCAAGAAAAGACAAAGGATCCACCTGTCAAAATTGGAAAACTCATGGTTGGGGGAGCTGAAAGTCGCTATCTAAACTTTGTTAATAAGCTCCGTGAGTATCACAATAAGGGGCATAATGCAGTTCTACTAGATGAGCAG GATAGATTTGTGAAAGTGATCCATCTTGTTTCATCCTTGGTTACACATGTCTCTCGACCTTTTCTCATCATTAGTCCGTATGCATCCCTCCCGTCCTGGGAGGCTGAGTTTGCTCACGTAGACGCATCTATCAATGTCGTGGTCTATGGTGGAAATGCAGATGCACGTAATATCATAAGAAGTCTGGAGGTTTATGAAGAAGGTAGCCAAGTGATGCTCCAAGTACTTTTATCTAGCGCTGAAGCTGTTGCTGAG GATGTTGAAGAGCTAAAAGGGATTGGATGGGAAGCTGTTATTATCGATGACTGCCAACTGTCTTGCATTTTGGCTCATTCTGGTTGTATCATGAATTTGTCTACTTGTTGGAGGTTACTTCTTATGAATGCTCAATTAAAG GATGATACAACTGATTATTACAACATCTTGTCTTTGCTGGATCCTGGTTGTAGTACCAATCAAAATAAAGATATTAATGTATTAAAGGATAGATTGTCCTCCTTCATTGTTTTTGCAAGATTTCTTGAATACTGGGTACCAGTAGAGATCTCTAATATCCAGCTTGAACGATATTGTTATTCTATACTGTCAGAATTCCCTGCGCTTCGCTCATTTACTAAGAGTGATCCTATGGGTTCCCTCCGCAATATTCTTATTTCGCTACGGAAG TGCTGTGACCATCCTTATATTGTGGATTGGCAATTGCAAGCATCACTAGCTAAAGGTATTTCCCAAGAGACTATGACTGAAGTGGATATCAGAGCTAGTGGCAAGCTACATTTACTTGAAAAACTTCTCTCTGAGTTAAAGAATCAAAAGCTGAAGGTCCTTATCCTTTTTCAG TCAACTAGCGGTTCTGGAAGGGATACAAGTGCATTTGTTCTTGAAGATCTCCTTCGTTTGCGATTTGGGGAAGATTCTTATGAATATGTTCCAAGCGGATTAGTCTCTTCCAAGATGAAGACTACTTGCAAGGACTTTAACAGTTTAAGAGAGAGATCTTTTTTTTTACTGGAGACACGAGCTTGTAGTCCAATCATTAAACTTTCTTTAGTAGATGCTGTTATTTTATTTGACAGTGACTGGAATCCTCATAATGACCTAAGGGCACTACAAAAGATAACGATAGATTCAAAGCTGGAGCAGATTAAAGTTTTTCGGCTGTATTGTCCTTGTACTGTTGAAGAGAAGGTTCTTATCCTTGCTAAGAATGATACGATTCTTGACAGCACTCTGCAAAGTATTGTTCCAATTACTAGTCAAAAGATTCTGATGTGGGGTTCCTCAAATCTGTTTTCGAGGCTAGATGAGTTTCATCGTGATAAGACTCTGGACTTTAAAGACAATATTGTTTTTGGATCTTCTTTTTTGACAGATGTTGGTAAAGAGATTGTTGCTCTGTTTCAAAATCGTACAAATATTTACTCAAGTAAATATATATCATTAGCTCGACAGAACGGTGGATGTTATCTCAAGTGTATACCCTTGATTGGAGAGCAGAAAATTCAGCAAGAAGAAGTACTCCCACATGACTTTTGGACAAAGCTATTGGAAGGGAAGCAGCCTCAGTGGAAGTATCTTTCAGGTTCATCTCAGTCTTCTCAGAGAAACAGGAAGCGAGTCCGTTATTCTGAGGAGCTTCCGCTAGAAGCTCAAAGTGACGAAGCAGGAAAGAGGCGCAGGAAGATGGATGGTACTAAGATAGATTCTTCTTCCCAGCAAGCTGAGCCAAGGATGGAGAAAACAAATTCTGGGAACAATGATCATCAAG AAAAATCTGGATCTTCCCTGATTACTAATTCAGAAGCCATAGCAAAAAATGACCCCAGCTTTCTTAAAAACATTGGTCCAACCTTGTCTTCCATGACCATTGCTAGCCGCGAGACTACTTTAATTGCAGAGTGTAGTGATTTGCCTGATGAACAGATAGATCATTTTGAATTGTTGAAGCCAACTATGTTAAACCTTTGTGAAGCTCTGCAACTTGAG GATGAGGAGAAAGGACTGGTCGAGCGATTTCTTTTGTATCTCGTAAAAAATTATCGGGTTACAAGAATGTCTGAGACTACATTACAAGCTTTCCTACTCTCAGTG TGTTGGACTGCGTCCGAGGAGGTGAAGAACAAAATTGATCACAAAAAGTCGCTTACCATTGCGACTGAAAAGGTGGGCTTTAATTGCTCAGAATGTGAGGCGGAAAATATATACTCTATGGTGAAGCCAAAAATGGAGTCGTATTTGTGTTTAGGAACTAAGAATCCAGATTTGAAACGAAATTCTGTAGAATCATCAGTAGGCAACCTGAAAAAATTAGATGTAGAGCTCGAAGAAAGTTTACTTGGTGCAGACGTCTTTGAGAAATATATGAAAAAGGTTGAAAAGGGATGTGCCAAGGAAATGGAGAGGCTAAAGAATAAGCACAATGAAGAACTTGAGAAATTTGAAATATCCCGGGAGCAGTTGAAGATGAAGCTAGAAACGAACTGTAAAGCAGAGTCAACTACTATCCGTTTAACTTACGGTAATTCTTCAGTTGGAATAGATAAACTGAGGGCCTTAGATAATAGTTATGCTAAGAAAAGGGAACATCTAGAAAGGGAAATTTTCATCTGCCAAAAAGAACTTGAAGCTAGACAGAAGATTGAAAAAGATGAAGAACAGAAAAGGTTGACAGGGTATATGAAGCGAGTTAAGGCCTTGGGATACCGTAAGCTGTTGGGAGAATCTTATGTTAAGTATGGAGTAAACTCTCAAGCTGCTGAGTCTATTAGACTAAGCAAAGATTCAAATGGAAATGTGGGTATGAATGGAAACCTCCCAAAGCAGCAAAGTTCGAACAGAGAAGCAATTGGTTCTGTACTATTTCAAAATCTGGAGAATATAAGTGAGCAGAGAGTGAGCTGTGATAATGACACTTTTACTACTTCCATAGAAAATGTACGAGCATCTAAGGGACCATATACTGCCATGTTTCTGCCTAAGcagccttgtgctcgtgtgggACAGATTGAGAAAGATACGAACCAAATGGGTGATGTAGTAGTAGATAATAGCACGTTCACGCCTGATCAGCCTTGTGCTCCTACTGGAAAGGTTCAGAAAGCTGACAACCAAATGGATGATGGGGTAGTAGATGCTAGCGCGTTTCAGCCTGATCAGCCTTGTGCTCCTATGGGACAGATTGAGAAAGATACCAACCAAATGGATGATATGGTAGTAGTAGATACTAACACGTTCGCGCCTGATCAGCCGTGTGCTCCTTTTGGAAAGATTCAGAAAGCTGACAACCAAATAGATGATGCGGTAGTAGATGCTAGCATGTTTCCGCCTGATCAGCCTTGTGCTCCTATGGGACAAATTGAGAAAGATACCAACCAAATGGATGATACGGCAGTAGATACTAACACGTTCACGCTTGATCAGCCTTGTGCTCCTATTGGACAGATTGAGGTAGTTGACAACCAAATGGATGATGTGGTAGTAGATGCTAGCATTTTTCCGCCTGATCAGCCTTGTGCTCCTACTGGACAGATTGAGAAATATACCAACCAAATGGATGATGTGGTAGTAGATGCTAGCACGTTTCTACCTCGTCAGCCTTGTGCTCCTACTGGACAGACTGAGAAACCTGATAACCAAATGGATGATGTGGTGGTAGATTCTAGCACGTTTCCCCGTAGTCAGCCTTGTGCTCTTACTGGACAGATCGAGAAAGATACCAACCAAATAGATGCTGCACAGAGTGTCCGAATTAATGTAGGGAGCACAACAGGTCCATTGCTCTCTCCAGTTGGTTCACTCTTGGAGCACCCAACTGCTGATACAAGTCAG GGGCTTGGAGATGAATCTCATAATGGAGTGGGAGAGCCAGTAGGACATGCTACCGAGACCCACAATTCTTTGCCTTTACGGAGAACATCATCGTTAAATTGTACCAACCATATGCCATCAGATATCCGGCGCAACGAAGGAACTAGCTCTTCTAATGAGGCTTCTTTCAATGATTGGGTTACACATTACAATGATCAAATGATAGTTGCTCCAAACGGTAGGCTTCATATTCAGCCGTTTGAAAATCATATAACCCCAAGGCATCAAGATCAGAACAATGCCAGTAACTTAGGTGAAGCTGTTTCACAGCCGTTGCAACAGTTGTCAGTTCATCCTGCTCACACAAATCCTGTTCCGAATGAAAGAAATGTATCAGCACCAAGAGGACCTGTCCCTGTACTTGCCAGTTATGAAAATCGGGTGCAAGTATCCGGTCCTACTTTCTCCTGGGTTCCAACATCTAATCATTTTGACCCGCTTCAAAATGAATTAGATAGAATGCGTAAAGAGATTGGCAATATCATGATTATTCATGAACAAAAG AAGCTGCAGCTGAAATCAGAATGTGATAAAGAAATTGAGGAACTTGTTGCTCAAATTAGAAGAAAGTATAACAAGAAGCTTGATGAAGCCGAGTCATCATTTATGCTCAAGAAGaacgaacttgaaatttgtCAGGACAAGGTCGTGAGGCATAAGATGCTGGCGGAGGCTTTCCGATCTAAATGCACAGACTACAAGGCAGCTACAAGGACGCAACAGCTAG